The proteins below come from a single Rhizobium sp. BT04 genomic window:
- a CDS encoding outer membrane protein assembly factor BamE, with the protein MSLKKRYFKSDVKFFSSAAIAFIIASTSALSGCQTSTVLNGGYVADQQSLNLVPEGSSREQVLLSLGTPSTTATFDGEVFYYISQRRTRAVAFQKLKVVDQSVLAIYFDKDSVVSRRANYTLQDGKVFDTIGRVTPTGGKELTFLQQMLSGGSAASAARSLFGGGAGGTPQNPSSLR; encoded by the coding sequence ATGTCGTTGAAGAAACGGTATTTCAAGTCTGACGTGAAATTCTTCAGCAGTGCGGCCATTGCCTTCATAATCGCCTCCACATCAGCTCTTTCCGGTTGCCAGACCAGCACCGTGCTCAATGGCGGCTACGTCGCCGACCAGCAGTCGCTGAACCTCGTTCCGGAGGGCTCGAGCCGCGAGCAAGTGCTACTTTCGCTCGGCACCCCATCGACGACGGCGACCTTCGACGGCGAAGTCTTCTATTATATCTCGCAGCGGCGCACACGTGCCGTCGCCTTCCAGAAGCTGAAGGTCGTCGACCAGAGCGTTCTGGCGATCTATTTCGACAAGGACAGCGTTGTCAGCCGTCGCGCCAATTATACGCTGCAGGACGGCAAGGTGTTCGACACGATCGGACGCGTCACGCCGACCGGCGGCAAGGAACTCACCTTCCTGCAACAGATGCTCTCCGGCGGCAGCGCCGCGAGTGCAGCCCGCAGCCTGTTCGGCGGCGGCGCCGGCGGCACGCCGCAGAACCCAAGCAGCCTGCGCTGA
- a CDS encoding GNAT family N-acetyltransferase has protein sequence MADIPTLETARLTLRPHRLDDFEAHAALWADEDVVRFITGVPSTREQSWSRMLRVAGMWHHMGFGFLAIVEKASGRFIGEAGFLEARREMEPSIEGTMEVGWALMPSAHGRGYATEALTVLIGWAETHFPGKRMSCIISPENETSLRVAAKLGFRETARTQYNGEIIQFSR, from the coding sequence GTGGCCGATATTCCGACCCTCGAAACGGCGCGGCTGACGCTTCGTCCTCACCGCCTCGACGATTTCGAGGCGCATGCAGCATTATGGGCGGACGAGGACGTCGTGCGCTTCATCACCGGCGTGCCATCGACACGTGAGCAGAGCTGGAGCCGCATGCTGCGCGTTGCCGGCATGTGGCACCATATGGGCTTCGGCTTTCTCGCGATCGTCGAAAAGGCGAGCGGCCGGTTCATCGGCGAAGCGGGCTTCCTGGAAGCCCGGCGCGAAATGGAACCGTCGATTGAGGGGACGATGGAGGTCGGCTGGGCGCTGATGCCGTCTGCGCACGGCCGCGGTTATGCCACCGAGGCGCTGACCGTCCTGATCGGCTGGGCGGAAACGCATTTCCCGGGAAAACGGATGAGCTGCATCATCAGCCCGGAGAATGAGACCTCGCTCAGGGTCGCAGCCAAGCTCGGTTTTCGCGAGACGGCGCGCACGCAGTATAATGGGGAAATCATTCAGTTTTCGCGTTAG
- a CDS encoding beta-ketoacyl-ACP synthase III — protein MIRSVVRGFGAALPKRVMTNSDMEAIVDTSDEWIVQRTGIRQRYLAGDDETTASLGEAAARAALANGGLTPADIDLIICATSTPDNTFPATSVNIQSRLGMSHGFAFDVQAVCTGFVYAVTTADAYIRGGLAKRVLVIGAETFSRILDWNDRTTCVLFGDGAGAIVLEATEGEGTVADRGVLTAHLRSDGSHKEKLYVDGGPSTTGTVGKLRMEGREVFKYAVGMITDVIQAAFDATGTTADDLDWLVPHQANRRIIDGSAKKLNIDAAKVVITVDLHGNTSAASIPLALATAAGDGRIKKGDLVMLEAMGGGFTWGAVLLRW, from the coding sequence ATGATCCGTTCAGTGGTTCGCGGGTTCGGAGCCGCACTTCCGAAGCGCGTGATGACCAATAGTGACATGGAGGCGATCGTCGATACATCCGACGAATGGATCGTCCAGCGCACCGGCATCCGCCAGCGTTATCTCGCCGGCGATGACGAGACGACGGCCTCGCTCGGCGAGGCCGCCGCGCGAGCGGCCCTTGCCAATGGGGGCCTGACGCCAGCCGATATCGATCTCATCATCTGTGCCACCTCGACGCCTGACAACACCTTTCCGGCAACCTCGGTCAATATTCAGAGCCGCCTCGGCATGAGCCACGGCTTCGCCTTCGACGTCCAGGCCGTCTGCACCGGTTTCGTCTATGCGGTCACAACGGCCGATGCCTATATCCGCGGCGGGCTTGCCAAGCGCGTTCTCGTGATCGGCGCCGAAACCTTTTCGCGCATTCTCGACTGGAACGACCGCACCACCTGCGTGCTTTTCGGCGACGGCGCCGGCGCGATCGTGCTCGAAGCAACCGAGGGCGAGGGCACTGTTGCCGATCGCGGCGTGCTGACCGCGCATCTGCGCTCGGACGGCTCGCACAAGGAAAAACTGTATGTCGATGGCGGACCGTCGACGACGGGCACCGTCGGCAAGCTGCGCATGGAAGGTCGCGAGGTCTTCAAATATGCCGTCGGCATGATCACCGACGTCATTCAGGCGGCTTTCGATGCGACCGGCACCACCGCCGATGACCTCGACTGGCTGGTGCCGCACCAGGCCAATCGACGCATCATCGACGGTTCGGCGAAGAAGCTGAATATCGATGCGGCGAAAGTCGTCATCACAGTCGATCTGCACGGCAACACGTCGGCGGCCTCGATCCCGCTTGCGCTCGCGACCGCTGCCGGCGACGGCCGCATCAAGAAGGGCGACCTGGTGATGCTCGAAGCGATGGGCGGCGGTTTTACCTGGGGCGCCGTTCTGCTGCGCTGGTAG
- the plsX gene encoding phosphate acyltransferase PlsX produces MIRISLDLMGGDFGPQVVIPGAAKALDRHPDISFVFYGLKEQCDPVLAKFPKLKEKSLFHDCELAVGMDEKPSQALRRGRYISTMWRSIEAVKTGEADVAVSAGNTGALMAMAKFCLRTMANIERPAIAAIWPTLKGESIVLDVGATIGADAQQLMDFALMGGAMARALFEVERPTVGLLNVGVEEMKGQEEVKEAGRLLREANIDSLEYSGFVEGNDLGKGTVDVVVTEGFSGNIALKTAEGTAKQIGEYLRAAMSRTLLARIGYLFAKSAFDLLREKLDPSKVNGGVFLGLNGIVIKSHGGANAEGIAAAIEVGYDMAKNGLNQKIENDLKKYHAKRLPPMGPEAA; encoded by the coding sequence GTGATCAGAATATCTCTCGACCTCATGGGTGGCGACTTTGGTCCCCAGGTTGTCATCCCCGGCGCCGCCAAGGCGTTGGATCGGCATCCGGATATTTCCTTCGTTTTCTATGGTCTCAAGGAACAGTGCGATCCGGTTCTCGCCAAGTTTCCGAAACTTAAGGAAAAATCGCTCTTTCACGACTGCGAACTCGCCGTCGGCATGGATGAGAAGCCGAGCCAGGCGCTGCGCCGCGGCCGCTACATCTCCACCATGTGGCGTTCGATCGAGGCGGTGAAGACGGGGGAGGCCGATGTTGCGGTCTCGGCCGGCAATACCGGCGCGCTGATGGCGATGGCGAAGTTCTGTCTGCGCACCATGGCCAATATCGAGCGCCCAGCGATTGCCGCGATCTGGCCGACACTGAAGGGTGAGAGCATCGTGCTCGATGTCGGCGCGACGATCGGCGCCGACGCACAGCAACTGATGGATTTTGCGCTGATGGGCGGCGCCATGGCGCGTGCGCTTTTCGAGGTCGAACGTCCGACGGTCGGCCTTCTCAACGTCGGCGTCGAGGAGATGAAAGGCCAGGAGGAGGTCAAGGAGGCCGGTCGCCTATTGCGCGAGGCGAACATCGATTCGCTCGAATATTCCGGTTTCGTCGAGGGCAACGACCTTGGCAAGGGCACGGTCGACGTCGTCGTCACCGAAGGATTTTCCGGCAATATCGCGCTGAAGACCGCCGAAGGCACCGCCAAGCAGATCGGCGAATATCTGCGTGCCGCCATGTCGCGCACGCTGCTGGCCCGCATCGGCTACCTCTTCGCCAAAAGCGCCTTCGATCTGCTTCGCGAGAAGCTCGATCCGAGCAAGGTCAATGGCGGCGTATTTCTCGGTCTGAACGGCATCGTCATCAAGAGCCATGGCGGTGCGAATGCCGAAGGCATCGCCGCCGCCATCGAAGTCGGCTACGACATGGCCAAGAACGGCCTCAATCAGAAAATAGAAAACGATCTTAAGAAATATCATGCCAAGCGGCTGCCCCCGATGGGCCCGGAAGCTGCATGA
- a CDS encoding riboflavin synthase has translation MFTGIVTDVGTVESVSPLKEGIRLRVATAYDPKTIDMGASISHAGICLTVTALPAEGSNGRWYEVEAWEEALRLTTIGTWQQGSRINLERSLKIGDELGGHIVSGHVDGKAEILSVTSEGDATRYRLRAPEHLAKFVAPKGSIALDGTSLTVNAVDGTDFDVLLIRHTLEVTTWGKRKAGDFVNFEVDTMARYAARLAEFPSA, from the coding sequence ATGTTCACCGGAATAGTCACCGATGTCGGCACGGTCGAATCCGTTTCCCCGCTGAAGGAAGGTATCCGCTTGCGGGTTGCGACCGCCTATGATCCCAAGACGATCGACATGGGCGCCTCGATCTCGCATGCCGGCATCTGCCTGACCGTCACCGCCCTTCCGGCCGAAGGCAGCAACGGCCGCTGGTATGAGGTCGAGGCCTGGGAAGAGGCGCTGCGGCTGACGACGATCGGCACCTGGCAGCAAGGCAGCCGCATCAATCTCGAACGGTCGCTGAAGATCGGCGATGAACTCGGCGGCCACATCGTTTCCGGCCATGTCGACGGCAAGGCGGAAATCCTGTCAGTGACATCGGAAGGCGACGCCACGCGTTACCGGCTGCGGGCGCCCGAACATCTGGCGAAATTCGTCGCCCCCAAGGGCTCGATCGCGCTCGACGGCACCTCGCTGACGGTCAATGCGGTCGACGGCACGGATTTCGACGTCCTCCTCATCCGTCACACGCTCGAAGTGACGACGTGGGGCAAGCGCAAGGCCGGCGACTTCGTCAATTTCGAAGTCGACACCATGGCGCGCTACGCCGCCCGGCTGGCGGAATTTCCCAGCGCATAA
- a CDS encoding integration host factor subunit alpha, protein MTGKTVTRADLAESVFRKVGLSRTESAELVETVIDEVCNAIVRGETVKLSSFATFQVRDKNERIGRNPKTGEEVPISPRRVMTFKASNVLKTRILKAHVARKVKQKPQNPAS, encoded by the coding sequence ATGACCGGAAAAACAGTGACGCGCGCAGACCTGGCGGAATCCGTTTTCCGAAAGGTCGGGCTTTCCCGGACCGAATCCGCGGAACTGGTCGAAACCGTCATCGACGAAGTGTGTAACGCCATCGTGCGTGGTGAAACCGTCAAGCTTTCCTCCTTCGCTACTTTCCAGGTGCGCGACAAGAACGAGCGGATCGGCCGCAACCCGAAGACCGGCGAGGAGGTTCCGATTTCCCCCCGCCGGGTCATGACCTTCAAGGCGTCGAACGTGTTGAAGACGCGCATCCTCAAGGCGCATGTCGCTCGCAAGGTCAAGCAGAAGCCGCAGAATCCGGCCTCCTGA
- the ribD gene encoding bifunctional diaminohydroxyphosphoribosylaminopyrimidine deaminase/5-amino-6-(5-phosphoribosylamino)uracil reductase RibD, whose protein sequence is MSITPHDEGFMAAAIRLSRLHLGRTATNPSVGCLIVKDGVVVGQAVTAIGGRPHAEPQALAEAGAAARGATAYVTLEPCSHHGKTPPCAEALIAYGVARVVISVTDPDPRVSGRGIAMLRDAGIEVDAGVLEAEGRHSLAAYLTRQTKNRPYVTLKLAVSADGMIGREGEGQVAITGPEARTEVQVLRAETDAILVGIGTAISDDPLLTVRLPGLEAQSPVRIVLDPTLALPLTSKLVATAREVPVIVVASEDVSLLEAEGLPPSALPAVRRSDRSTGSIAPASPAHASPPTRAEIGKERDPNSQDGSSSQATADVGQGASSQPISPLVGEMPGRAEGGASPTDATDMDSRRAALEAAGVEVVYCNPYHPEILLPALATRGISSLLVEGGAKTARLFLEAGLVDRIQLYQAPVIIGEGGIESPLQTTDIPSGFAHTGTRMFGEDRLDEYERGL, encoded by the coding sequence ATGAGCATCACGCCGCATGATGAAGGTTTCATGGCGGCGGCGATCCGCCTGTCGCGTTTGCATCTCGGCCGCACCGCCACCAACCCCTCCGTTGGCTGCCTGATCGTCAAGGACGGCGTCGTCGTCGGCCAGGCGGTGACGGCGATCGGCGGCCGCCCGCATGCCGAGCCGCAGGCGCTCGCTGAAGCCGGCGCGGCTGCTCGCGGCGCCACCGCCTACGTGACGCTCGAACCCTGCTCGCATCACGGCAAGACGCCGCCCTGCGCCGAGGCGCTGATCGCCTACGGCGTTGCCCGCGTCGTCATCAGCGTCACCGATCCCGATCCGCGTGTCTCCGGCCGCGGCATCGCCATGCTGCGCGACGCCGGCATAGAGGTGGATGCCGGCGTGCTGGAAGCGGAGGGCCGGCATTCCCTGGCCGCATATCTCACCCGCCAGACGAAGAACCGCCCCTATGTGACTCTCAAGCTTGCCGTTTCCGCCGATGGCATGATCGGCCGCGAAGGGGAGGGCCAAGTGGCGATAACAGGCCCGGAGGCCCGCACCGAGGTTCAGGTGCTGCGCGCCGAAACCGATGCGATCCTCGTCGGCATCGGCACGGCAATATCAGACGATCCGCTGCTGACGGTGCGTTTACCGGGGCTCGAGGCGCAGTCCCCCGTTCGCATCGTGCTCGATCCCACTCTGGCTTTGCCGCTGACCAGCAAGCTCGTTGCGACGGCGCGGGAGGTGCCGGTGATCGTGGTGGCGAGCGAGGACGTATCATTGTTGGAGGCCGAGGGCTTACCCCCCTCTGCCCTGCCGGCCGTTCGGCGCTCCGATCGATCCACTGGATCGATCGCTCCGGCTTCGCCGGCACACGCCTCACCCCCCACAAGGGCGGAGATCGGCAAGGAGCGGGATCCGAATTCCCAAGATGGCTCGTCATCACAAGCAACGGCAGATGTAGGGCAGGGAGCAAGCTCCCAGCCGATCTCCCCACTTGTGGGGGAGATGCCCGGCAGGGCAGAAGGGGGTGCCTCACCCACCGACGCCACCGACATGGACTCCCGCCGCGCTGCCCTCGAAGCCGCTGGTGTCGAGGTCGTCTATTGCAATCCCTACCATCCGGAAATCCTGCTGCCGGCGCTCGCAACGCGTGGCATTTCCTCGCTTCTGGTCGAGGGCGGGGCAAAGACGGCGCGACTTTTTCTCGAAGCAGGCCTCGTCGACCGCATCCAGCTTTATCAGGCGCCTGTCATCATCGGCGAAGGCGGTATTGAATCCCCGCTACAGACAACCGACATACCATCGGGTTTTGCCCATACGGGCACGCGGATGTTCGGCGAAGATCGCCTGGACGAATACGAAAGAGGGCTTTGA
- a CDS encoding ubiquinol-cytochrome C chaperone family protein, whose product MIGIAIRACFGKPAFEIMQQGQRPASVKNEAFPEKTMIFGLFRKKNNNQAIVDRQYAALTAAARMPEIYERLNVPDTVMGRFEMLSITMILFFRRTRASATSGQEIAQEIVDAFFQDIDYSIRELGIGDNSVPKRMKKLAGMFYGRLEAYSKAMDTGDAEALALALTRNIYPETSAPADMSGLAGWMMAAESHLSALAEEEIATGSATLPPVACPPVA is encoded by the coding sequence ATGATCGGCATTGCAATTCGCGCCTGCTTCGGTAAACCAGCTTTCGAAATCATGCAACAAGGCCAGAGGCCGGCCAGCGTGAAGAATGAGGCATTTCCGGAAAAAACAATGATCTTCGGGCTCTTCCGTAAGAAAAACAACAATCAAGCGATCGTCGACAGGCAATATGCGGCGCTGACGGCGGCCGCGCGCATGCCGGAAATCTATGAGCGGCTCAATGTGCCGGATACGGTCATGGGCCGTTTCGAGATGCTGTCGATCACCATGATTCTGTTTTTTCGCCGCACACGTGCTTCCGCCACCAGCGGCCAGGAGATCGCCCAGGAGATTGTCGACGCCTTCTTCCAGGATATCGACTATTCGATCCGCGAACTCGGCATCGGCGACAACAGCGTACCGAAGCGCATGAAGAAGCTCGCCGGCATGTTTTATGGCCGGCTCGAAGCCTATTCGAAGGCGATGGACACAGGCGATGCCGAAGCGCTCGCTCTCGCGCTCACGCGCAATATCTACCCCGAAACCTCGGCGCCGGCCGATATGTCCGGCCTCGCCGGATGGATGATGGCTGCGGAATCGCATCTGTCGGCCCTTGCCGAAGAGGAGATCGCCACCGGCTCGGCAACGCTCCCGCCGGTCGCCTGTCCACCGGTCGCCTGA
- a CDS encoding cupin domain-containing protein, with translation MTTEPKAVINIADLKLEHWKQGELYESADTSFGSPLGLAGLGVSYNEVPPGKSSCPFHNHHVEDELFYVISGAGEYRFGDERHPIKAGDVLGAPAGGPETAHQIINTGTATLVYLGISTMAKTEIVEYPDSGKFLAKTNKDGSKAGRFRHIGRPESDLDYWDGEPGA, from the coding sequence ATGACGACGGAACCGAAGGCGGTGATCAATATCGCCGATCTCAAGCTCGAGCACTGGAAACAGGGCGAGCTATATGAAAGCGCCGACACCTCGTTCGGCTCGCCTCTTGGCCTCGCCGGTCTCGGCGTCAGCTATAACGAAGTACCGCCGGGCAAATCGAGCTGTCCCTTCCACAATCACCATGTCGAAGACGAGCTTTTCTACGTGATATCAGGCGCCGGCGAATACCGTTTCGGCGACGAGCGCCATCCGATCAAGGCGGGGGACGTGCTCGGGGCGCCGGCCGGCGGACCGGAAACGGCACACCAGATCATCAATACCGGCACCGCCACACTCGTCTATCTCGGCATCTCGACGATGGCGAAGACCGAAATCGTCGAATATCCCGATTCCGGAAAATTCCTTGCCAAGACGAACAAGGACGGTTCAAAGGCCGGGCGCTTCCGCCATATCGGCAGGCCGGAAAGCGATCTCGACTATTGGGACGGCGAACCCGGCGCCTGA
- the nusB gene encoding transcription antitermination factor NusB, giving the protein MNDDKTERPVKTANQRGAARLAAVQALYQMDVGGTGVLEIVAEYEAHRLGQELDGATYLKADAAWFRSIVSGVVRDQVRLDPLIAAALQDDWALSRLDSTVRAILRAGVFEITDRKDVPVAVIVTEYVEIAQAFFDDDEPKLVNAVLDRIAKQVRGEAKK; this is encoded by the coding sequence ATGAACGACGACAAGACGGAACGGCCGGTCAAGACTGCGAACCAGCGGGGCGCTGCCCGCCTTGCTGCCGTTCAGGCGCTTTATCAGATGGATGTCGGCGGCACCGGCGTTCTGGAAATCGTCGCCGAATACGAGGCGCACCGTCTTGGCCAGGAACTCGACGGCGCGACCTATCTGAAGGCCGATGCCGCATGGTTCCGTTCGATCGTCTCCGGTGTCGTGCGCGATCAGGTCCGTCTCGATCCGCTGATTGCCGCAGCTCTGCAGGATGATTGGGCCTTGTCGCGTCTCGACAGCACCGTGCGCGCCATCCTGCGCGCCGGCGTCTTCGAAATCACCGACCGCAAGGACGTTCCGGTGGCGGTGATCGTCACCGAATATGTCGAGATCGCCCAGGCCTTCTTCGATGACGACGAGCCGAAGCTCGTCAACGCCGTGCTCGACCGCATCGCCAAGCAGGTCCGCGGCGAGGCGAAGAAGTAA
- a CDS encoding DUF177 domain-containing protein, with protein sequence MKNDRDDVPFSYHVKVGHISANPVEVHVEADASELKALAETWNVVSVSDLSADLQIARWKRDGVRIKGRVQAKIVQSCVVTLEPVESAIDESFEQIFVPEGSKLARQPGNDAGEMLLDPDGPDLPETFVGDTIDAGEVVAEFAALAIDPYPRKEGIEFAGHIEDSGENDKKPSAFAALKDWKKD encoded by the coding sequence ATGAAGAACGATCGGGACGATGTTCCCTTCTCCTATCACGTTAAGGTCGGCCATATCTCGGCCAATCCCGTCGAGGTCCATGTCGAGGCCGACGCCAGCGAATTGAAGGCGCTCGCCGAAACCTGGAATGTCGTCTCCGTCTCCGATCTCAGCGCCGATCTGCAGATTGCCCGCTGGAAGCGCGACGGCGTGCGCATCAAGGGCCGCGTTCAGGCGAAGATCGTCCAGTCCTGCGTCGTGACGCTGGAACCGGTCGAATCCGCCATCGACGAGAGCTTCGAGCAGATCTTCGTGCCGGAGGGCTCCAAACTTGCCCGCCAGCCCGGCAATGACGCCGGCGAAATGCTGCTCGATCCCGACGGCCCCGATCTGCCCGAGACTTTTGTCGGCGATACGATCGATGCCGGCGAGGTGGTTGCCGAATTCGCCGCTCTCGCGATCGATCCCTATCCGCGCAAGGAGGGCATCGAATTCGCAGGCCATATCGAGGATAGCGGCGAGAACGACAAAAAGCCCTCGGCTTTTGCTGCCCTCAAGGATTGGAAAAAGGACTGA
- the ribH gene encoding 6,7-dimethyl-8-ribityllumazine synthase, producing the protein MPRETAPHILIVEARFYDDMADALLEGATFALQEAGATFEVVTVPGALEIPAAIAMSLDGDDNGGTHYDGYVALGMVIRGETYHFDIVSNESSRALMDLAVSESLAIGNGILTVENDEQAWTRARRSEKDKGGFAARAALTMIELKQKLGA; encoded by the coding sequence ATGCCGAGAGAGACTGCTCCCCATATTTTGATCGTTGAAGCCCGCTTCTACGACGACATGGCCGACGCCCTGCTCGAAGGCGCGACCTTTGCATTGCAGGAGGCCGGCGCCACCTTCGAGGTGGTCACCGTTCCCGGCGCATTGGAAATTCCGGCGGCGATTGCCATGTCGCTCGATGGAGACGACAATGGCGGCACGCATTATGACGGCTATGTCGCGCTCGGCATGGTCATTCGCGGCGAGACCTATCACTTCGATATCGTGTCGAACGAATCCTCGCGCGCTTTGATGGATCTTGCGGTCAGCGAGTCCCTTGCCATCGGCAACGGCATCCTGACCGTCGAAAACGACGAGCAGGCATGGACGCGCGCGCGCCGCTCGGAAAAGGACAAGGGCGGATTTGCCGCTCGCGCAGCTCTGACCATGATCGAGCTGAAGCAGAAACTGGGTGCATAA
- a CDS encoding sodium-translocating pyrophosphatase, whose protein sequence is MTILLCVIACGLLSVVYAAWATRSVLAADQGNSRMQEIAGYIREGAQAYLTRQYRTIALVGVVVFIAAWLLLSAEAAIGFLIGAVLSGAAGFIGMHVSVRANVRTAQAASASLSAGLDIAFKSGAITGMLVAGLALLGVSIYYTILTVGLGHESGSREVIDALVALGFGASLISIFARLGGGIFTKGADVGGDLVGKVEAGIPEDDPRNPATIADNVGDNVGDCAGMAADLFETYAVSVVATMVLAAIFFAGAPILQSAMVYPLAICGACIITSIIGTFFVKLGANGSIMGALYKGLIVTGLLSIVGLGAATSLTIGWGSIGSVGGADISGTHLFFCGIIGLVVTALIVVITEYYTGTGKRPVVSIAQASVTGHGTNVIQGLAVSLESTALPAIVIVGGILATYQLGGLFGTGIAVTAMLGIAGMIVALDAFGPVTDNAGGIAEMSHLPPEVRKSTDALDAVGNTTKAVTKGYAIGSAGLGALVLFAAYSYDLKYFAANGDKFPYFAGIGEISFDLSNPYVVAGLIFGGLVPYLFGGIAMTAVGRAAGAIVEEVRRQFKEKPGIMQGTEKPDYGRAVDLLTKAAIREMIVPSLLPVLAPIVVYFGVLLISGSKASAFAALGASLLGVIINGLFVAISMTSGGGAWDNAKKSFEDGFVDKDGVRHMKGSDAHKASVTGDTVGDPYKDTAGPAVNPAIKITNIVALLLLAVLAG, encoded by the coding sequence ATGACCATCCTTTTATGCGTAATCGCATGCGGTCTGCTCTCGGTGGTCTATGCCGCCTGGGCAACCCGTTCGGTGCTTGCCGCCGATCAGGGCAATAGCCGTATGCAGGAGATCGCGGGCTATATCCGCGAAGGTGCTCAAGCCTATCTGACGCGCCAATACAGAACCATTGCCCTTGTCGGCGTCGTCGTTTTCATCGCAGCCTGGCTGCTTCTTTCCGCCGAGGCCGCCATCGGCTTCCTGATCGGCGCCGTGCTATCAGGTGCTGCCGGCTTTATCGGCATGCATGTCTCCGTCCGCGCCAATGTGCGCACCGCCCAGGCGGCTTCCGCCAGCCTCTCCGCCGGCCTAGACATCGCCTTCAAGTCGGGTGCGATCACCGGCATGCTGGTGGCGGGCCTCGCGCTGCTCGGCGTCTCCATCTACTATACCATTTTGACCGTCGGCCTCGGTCATGAGAGCGGCTCGCGCGAAGTCATCGATGCGCTGGTGGCGCTCGGCTTCGGCGCTTCGCTGATTTCGATCTTCGCCCGTCTCGGTGGCGGCATCTTCACCAAAGGCGCCGATGTCGGCGGCGACCTCGTCGGCAAGGTGGAAGCCGGCATTCCCGAGGACGATCCGCGCAACCCGGCAACGATTGCCGATAACGTCGGCGACAATGTCGGCGACTGCGCCGGCATGGCCGCCGACCTCTTCGAGACCTATGCCGTGTCGGTCGTCGCCACCATGGTCCTCGCCGCGATCTTCTTTGCCGGCGCGCCGATCCTCCAGTCTGCGATGGTCTATCCGCTGGCGATCTGCGGCGCCTGCATCATCACCTCGATCATCGGCACCTTCTTCGTCAAGCTCGGTGCGAACGGCTCGATCATGGGCGCTCTTTACAAGGGCCTCATCGTCACCGGCCTGCTGTCGATCGTCGGTCTCGGCGCCGCCACTTCGCTCACCATCGGCTGGGGCTCGATCGGCTCCGTCGGCGGCGCCGATATCTCAGGCACGCACCTCTTCTTCTGCGGCATCATCGGCCTTGTCGTCACCGCGCTGATCGTGGTGATCACCGAATACTATACCGGCACCGGCAAGCGCCCGGTCGTCTCGATCGCCCAGGCCTCGGTCACCGGTCACGGCACCAACGTCATCCAGGGCCTTGCCGTCTCGCTGGAATCGACGGCACTGCCGGCGATCGTCATCGTCGGCGGCATTCTCGCCACCTACCAGCTCGGCGGCCTTTTCGGTACCGGCATTGCGGTCACGGCGATGCTGGGTATTGCCGGGATGATCGTCGCGCTCGACGCCTTCGGGCCGGTGACGGACAATGCCGGCGGTATCGCCGAAATGTCGCATCTGCCGCCGGAAGTGCGCAAATCCACGGATGCGCTCGATGCCGTCGGCAATACGACCAAAGCCGTCACCAAGGGTTATGCCATCGGTTCGGCCGGCCTCGGCGCACTTGTTCTCTTCGCAGCCTACTCCTACGACCTCAAATATTTTGCGGCGAATGGCGACAAATTCCCTTATTTCGCCGGGATAGGCGAAATTTCCTTCGATCTTTCCAACCCGTACGTGGTGGCGGGATTGATCTTCGGCGGGCTCGTTCCCTACCTCTTCGGCGGCATCGCAATGACCGCCGTCGGCCGTGCGGCCGGCGCCATCGTCGAGGAAGTCCGCCGTCAGTTCAAGGAAAAGCCCGGCATCATGCAGGGCACGGAAAAGCCGGATTACGGCAGGGCCGTCGACCTTCTGACCAAGGCCGCCATCCGCGAGATGATCGTGCCGTCGCTGCTGCCGGTGCTGGCGCCTATTGTCGTCTATTTCGGCGTGCTTCTCATCTCCGGCTCCAAGGCCTCGGCCTTTGCCGCCCTCGGCGCATCGCTGCTCGGCGTCATCATCAATGGCCTCTTCGTCGCTATCTCGATGACATCGGGCGGCGGCGCCTGGGACAATGCCAAGAAGAGCTTCGAGGATGGTTTCGTCGACAAGGACGGGGTGCGTCACATGAAGGGTTCGGATGCGCACAAGGCCTCGGTCACCGGCGATACCGTCGGCGATCCCTACAAGGATACCGCCGGCCCCGCCGTCAACCCGGCGATCAAGATCACCAATATCGTGGCACTTCTGCTGCTCGCGGTTCTTGCTGGTTGA